The Syntrophorhabdaceae bacterium genomic interval TTGAGCCGAGTAGCATCGCCAAAGGCGTTGGCAATGACCGACCGTAGCTTCCTTACCCTCATGTTAATCGCAAACATTAAGACAAGAATCTGGACACGTTTTTTCGTTGGAATCCTCCTTCCGGTATTTGTCTTTTATGCTGAAATATCATGAACGCCCTGCCGTTGAAGACCCACCAGGTGTATCAAGAACAGTACGGGGATCAGGTATTGCCCGATTACCAGGAGAGTTAAGTCTACCGGTAAGACAGCAGTGTAATTAAAATACGCCATCAGGGCATTATCGATTCTATGGAAAAGATGGATGAAAAAGAGGAGTGCCAGTCCCGTGCATATGAGTGGAATCCTCCTGCGCCAGGGTACCGGTCTGGCGGCAAGAACAAGAGAGACAACTAAAACAACGCTGAAGGTCTCATAATAAAAGACGGTCTGGCTGGCGAGTGGTACATGGTAAGCAAATAGCGAAAACCCGAAAAGCACGAATCGATCCAAGAACCAGATGTACCAATGATGGACCTTTATCCAAACAAGGAAAAGGCAGCCCGATATCAAGCCGAATCTTGCCAGAAATCCGGCTGTCTTCAACGTAATGCCCTGCTTCCGCTCCCTGCCAAGCCATCTCATCCAGAGAACGCAGGCGAGTATCACCAGGATCATCGTGAAGACCTGCCCCAAATAAACGTGGACAACCTCAAAGAGCCTACGGTCATATCGTGTGACCATGAACGTTATTGCAAGCCGGGTGATGTTGCCCAGATAGAATGCAGGGATTCCGATTACGATACCTGCTGCCTTCTCTCCAACAGATGCCGGATAAAAGATTATGAAGCAGGTGAACAGGCCTACCGAAAATATCGGTGTACATTCGGGGATGATCTTGAACGCCACCCCGCCACCCGATACTGTGTCATTAGCGGTCGAGACAGAAATGCCAAAAACGTTCAGGACCAGGCCCAAGACCGCGGCAGTATGCTCATTAAGATGCTTCGTGAAAGACGGCGGCAGCACGTTTAACAAGAAGTAGAGGCCGATGCAGGTCAAAACAAAGGCTCCAATGGACCGAAAACGGGCAGAACCGACGATCTCCGATATGTTCTTCGTGGGCGGCATTGCTTTATTGCCAGCGGCTTGCTTCGCATCGCGCCTCCGTCTTGATTTCTTATTTGACATCGCAGAGTCTTATCTGTTTTCTTTTCTAGAAAGCACCCAAACGTTTATTTATCGGGCTGAATAGTATTCTTTATAATACACAACAAAAACAACCCGGACTGATTCTTTGATCGGTCCGGGTTCTCAGCCTGATTCGGGGTCAACTCAACATTCTTAGTCGATTTACTGATGTTTAATCTTTTTCCTCCTCGTGCTGATCAGCGCCGCCAGAATTGCAAGTGCGGCCACCAGTCCCCATGGGCCGAGCCCGGGGACAGACTGGGCCTGATCTGACGCATAACTCGCCTGACAATAGTCCGTGCTGCCGCCATTGAGCCCGGAACAAGTCCACGACCAGGGCCCGGTGCCGCTTACGACCGAAGGGTCTCCGGTTGAGCACAGATTTGTTGTCGGGCCGGATGAAAGCGTTAGGCCATTCGAGCTGCCGCATGCCCCATTGGTTGCATCAAGAGCGAAATTGGCGGTAATGGTCTGGTCGGTCGTTACATTTGTAACTATAAGAGGATTGCTGGTTGTCGTCTCAAAACCGTTCGTCCCGGTCCAGTTCAGAAAGTGATAGCCTGAGGTCGGAACCGCGGTCACCGAGGATGCGCTCAAGCCGTAATTGATCGTCTGGTTGATGAAGCCCGTAAGGCCGCCTCCTGTGCTGGAGTCGAAGGTGATTGTGAAGGTCTGGATGTTCGCCAAGCAGCTTGCATCACTGCCGCCGTTGCTTCCCGAACAGCTCCATGTCCATGGTCCAGTGCCGCTCACGGAAGTTCCAGTCCCCGAGGAGCAGAGATTCGAGCTGGGGGCTGTCGTGAATGTGCCGCCATTGCTGCTGCCGCATTGCCCGTTAGCTGCAAGCGGGGAATATAAGGTGCTCGCCTGCGCTGTTGTGGGAGTCAACGACACATTTCCGGCAGCGTCGATCCCCACGCTGTAGAATTCATAATATCCGGCGCCTGAAGGGTACGTGAAGGAGATCGTCCAGGGAGCTGTTGTGACGCTTCCGTAAGAGGTCCAGGCTCCCCAAGAGCTGCCGTCCGAAGAGTACCGGTAGAAA includes:
- the xrtH gene encoding exosortase H, with translation MSNKKSRRRRDAKQAAGNKAMPPTKNISEIVGSARFRSIGAFVLTCIGLYFLLNVLPPSFTKHLNEHTAAVLGLVLNVFGISVSTANDTVSGGGVAFKIIPECTPIFSVGLFTCFIIFYPASVGEKAAGIVIGIPAFYLGNITRLAITFMVTRYDRRLFEVVHVYLGQVFTMILVILACVLWMRWLGRERKQGITLKTAGFLARFGLISGCLFLVWIKVHHWYIWFLDRFVLFGFSLFAYHVPLASQTVFYYETFSVVLVVSLVLAARPVPWRRRIPLICTGLALLFFIHLFHRIDNALMAYFNYTAVLPVDLTLLVIGQYLIPVLFLIHLVGLQRQGVHDISA